DNA from Aliarcobacter skirrowii CCUG 10374:
AAAATCATCAACACTTCCATTTGCTTTTGTTTGATTATCAATTGTTAAAAGATTATTATTAACATACTCAAGTAGCTCATTTTTCATATTTTCATATCTTGTTTTAAATTTACATGATACTAAATATGCGTTGTGTGGTATAAAAAATAGATAGATAAAAAATATAAATCCTATTAAAATAACTGTATGAATCTCAATTTTAAGAGGTAGATAATCAAAATAGCACAATAAAACCAAAGCAAAAAGTAGTGCTGGAGTAAAAAATAGTGTAAATATTTTCATAAATGGGCTACATTTTGTAATAAATTTAGAGTTTAACAAAGTCAAATCATCAGATTTAAACATATTTTTTCCTTAAAAGTTTTAAAATGGTTCACATTTTATCATAAATAAATAAAATATAAAAAAATAGGGAATCTTTATGAAAATATTAATTTTATCAATACTTTCAATCAATTTTTTATTTGCAAATATTACAAACTATACAATTAGAGTTTGTGTTACATCTACACTTGAATATGCAAAAGCTTGTCAAAATAAAATTGAAAAAAGTATGAAAGAAAAGGCTTTTATAGTTAAAAAAAACAATAGATATTTTACAAATTTAAATATCTTTGATAATTTAGAAAAAGCAAAAGAGAGTTTAAAAAATGGATCTTCTTATTTAAAAGAGCAAAAAGCATATCCAAAATTGTTAACTGAAGATATTTTAAATGAACTAAACAATAATAAATCTTTTATAGATTTAGATCAAAATAATATTTTAGAAGATTTATACAATGTTAGTTTAAAAGAGTTTGATAATCAAAAAAACAACTCAAAAAATAGCCTAAAAAATAGAAAAAGAGCTATAAACAATTTTGATTTTGATGAGTTAATTTTAAAAGTTGATTCACAAAATAATATTATGGAACTTTTTGCTAAAAAGAGTAATGAAGAGATACTTCTAAGAAGTTATGTCGTTTCAACTGGAAAAAATAGTATCAAAAAACCTCAAGGTCTTGGTTTTATTACAGAAATATCTTTAAATCCTGTTTGGTATCCAACATCTGATACTAAAAAAAGTTTTGCCAAAAGAGGAATTATCTTGCCAGATGTAGTTCCTCCAAACCATAAATATAACTATATGGGTGAAGCAAAATTAAATCTATCTCATATTGTTGATGGGAACTCTACTTATAGAATTCATGGAACTTTAAATGAAAACACTCTTGGATATAGTGTTAGTGCTGGATGTATTAGAATGAAAAATGAAGAGGTTGTTGAACTTGCAAATTTAATAGAGGATTTCTCTATTATTTATGGTTTGCATAAGGTAAAAGTAATACTATCTTAAAGTGGTTACTAGTAACCACTCTGTTTTAAAAACTCTTCAATATTTAAAGCAACTTTCTCAACCAATCTTTTTCTAGCTTCAACACTAGCCCAAGCTATATGAGGAGTTAAAAGTAATCTTTGTTTATTTACTACTTTTAAAAGTGGATTATCTTTTGCTATTGGCTCCAAACTTAAAACATCTAAACCACACAAAATATCTCTTTGGTCTAGTATTTTTGCTAAATCCTCTTCATTTATAATTCCACCACGACCTAGATTTAGTAAAATTGCTCCATCTTTTAGCATATTTAGCTCTTTATATTTTAATAAATCTTTTGTTTTTTCATTTAAAGGTGCATGAATTGAGACAATATCGCTTGTTTTTAATAACTCTTCCAAACTTAAACTTTTATACTCGCTATTTTTATTTTCACCACTTGTAGAGTAGTAAACAACTTCACAGTTAAAAGCTTTTGCTTTTTTTGCAAAATCTCTACCAATCTCACCAAGACCAATAATTCCAACTCTTTTATTATCAAGTTCATAAAATGGCATATCAATATGTGTAAAAATATCACTATTTTGCCAATTACCATTATCTACATAATTTTTGTAGTAGTTTAATTTTTGAACAAAATATAAAATCATAGAGAATCCAAGTTGAACAACACTGCTTGTTGAGTATCCAGCAACATTTTTAACCACAATATTTGAATCTTTTGCATAATTTAAATCAACATTATTTGTGCCTGTTGCAGTTATACAAATTAGTTTTACTTTAGAGTTCTCTAACTCATCTTTTCCTACATAAACCTTATTTGTTAAGATAATATCAGCATCTTTTATTCTACTTTTTGTCTCATCTTTTTTTGTAACATCATACGATGTAACACTACCAAATTTGTTAAAAATTGAAACATCTATATCAAATCCTAATGTTTTTCTATCCAAAATTACTATTTTCATATTTAATCCTTTCATTATCTTCTATGCGAAGTTTTTGGTAAACTAACCTGCTTTTGTAAATCTATACTTAAATTATTGTAAAAAAGCTCTCCATAATTTGTCTCTCTATTGATTGTCTCATAAGCTTGAGTAATCGTGTTATTGTATTTGAGTGCATCTTGAAGTATCTTTAAAATTTTCACAGAATCCAAAAAATTTACATGAGATGGAGCTTCTATTGGTGAGCTATAGTATTTATGCATTCTTTCTACTAAATTTTTATTTCTTATTTCAATAAATACCGACTCAATTGGTGATTTAAAAAATAGAATCTTATTTTTTACATTTATAGATATATATGTTGTCTCCATCCCATATATTTTTCTAGAGAATGAGTCAAAAAGAAACAATTTTTTATTATAATTATTATTAAAAAGCTCATACATAAGCTCTAAAATCTTTATTTTTTCATCTTTTGTAAAAAAATTTCCAATACTTGCAAAACAAAAACTTAAAACTGATTTTATAGAGTACCACTCTGTTGTATCATAGTCATATCTTAACATTTGATCAATTCTCTCTTGCTTTAGCTCTTCAATATCAGGGCTTGTAGATGTTTTATAAACTCTTCTAACAGCACTATCTCTATACATAGGACCTGGAAACTGAGCTTGAATTACAAATCTTCTATTTTTTTCATGCTCTATTATATATTGCAATCTTCCTTTATAATCCTCATCAATAATTCTTACCTCTTTTTGAGGAATTAAAGTG
Protein-coding regions in this window:
- a CDS encoding L,D-transpeptidase, producing MKILILSILSINFLFANITNYTIRVCVTSTLEYAKACQNKIEKSMKEKAFIVKKNNRYFTNLNIFDNLEKAKESLKNGSSYLKEQKAYPKLLTEDILNELNNNKSFIDLDQNNILEDLYNVSLKEFDNQKNNSKNSLKNRKRAINNFDFDELILKVDSQNNIMELFAKKSNEEILLRSYVVSTGKNSIKKPQGLGFITEISLNPVWYPTSDTKKSFAKRGIILPDVVPPNHKYNYMGEAKLNLSHIVDGNSTYRIHGTLNENTLGYSVSAGCIRMKNEEVVELANLIEDFSIIYGLHKVKVILS
- a CDS encoding D-2-hydroxyacid dehydrogenase, whose amino-acid sequence is MKIVILDRKTLGFDIDVSIFNKFGSVTSYDVTKKDETKSRIKDADIILTNKVYVGKDELENSKVKLICITATGTNNVDLNYAKDSNIVVKNVAGYSTSSVVQLGFSMILYFVQKLNYYKNYVDNGNWQNSDIFTHIDMPFYELDNKRVGIIGLGEIGRDFAKKAKAFNCEVVYYSTSGENKNSEYKSLSLEELLKTSDIVSIHAPLNEKTKDLLKYKELNMLKDGAILLNLGRGGIINEEDLAKILDQRDILCGLDVLSLEPIAKDNPLLKVVNKQRLLLTPHIAWASVEARKRLVEKVALNIEEFLKQSGY